A portion of the Acidobacteriota bacterium genome contains these proteins:
- the pyrF gene encoding orotidine-5'-phosphate decarboxylase, with amino-acid sequence MNLQIRNPIVVALDVETAEQALTLVERLRGTVGMFKVGKQLFTAAGPDIVRRIMGMGEQVFLDLKFHDIPNTVAKAGIEAARLGVSIFNVHAMGGSKMMRAVADAVSETAKREGIARPLILGVTVLTSQTQESLSEVGIERRLEDEVVALAQLCEKSGINGVVASPQEIVPIRKAVDNPGFVILTPGVRPAGAALNDQSRVMTPGEAIKAGATFLVVGRPITAADDPVMAAQKILEEIKPASA; translated from the coding sequence ATTAACTTGCAAATCCGCAATCCGATTGTTGTCGCTTTGGATGTTGAAACTGCTGAACAGGCGCTCACGCTGGTCGAACGGTTGCGCGGCACGGTGGGAATGTTCAAAGTCGGCAAACAGCTATTCACCGCCGCCGGGCCGGACATTGTCCGGCGAATCATGGGAATGGGCGAGCAGGTGTTTCTTGACCTGAAATTTCACGACATCCCAAACACCGTCGCCAAAGCCGGGATCGAAGCGGCCCGGTTAGGCGTCAGCATTTTCAACGTTCATGCGATGGGCGGATCGAAAATGATGCGCGCCGTGGCCGATGCCGTCAGCGAAACCGCCAAACGTGAAGGAATTGCGCGGCCTTTGATTTTGGGCGTGACGGTGTTGACCAGCCAGACACAAGAATCATTGAGTGAGGTCGGAATTGAGCGGCGGCTGGAAGATGAGGTGGTTGCGTTGGCGCAACTCTGTGAAAAGTCTGGCATTAATGGGGTGGTCGCTTCGCCGCAAGAGATTGTGCCAATCCGAAAAGCAGTGGATAATCCCGGCTTCGTGATTCTGACGCCGGGCGTTCGACCCGCAGGCGCGGCGCTCAATGATCAAAGCCGCGTCATGACTCCGGGCGAAGCGATCAAAGCCGGAGCTACTTTTTTAGTCGTGGGACGCCCCATCACCGCAGCGGATGATCCGGTGATGGCGGCACAAAAGATTTTGGAAGAAATCAAACCAGCATCCGCGTAA